Proteins from one Escherichia coli genomic window:
- the acrR gene encoding multidrug efflux transporter transcriptional repressor AcrR, with product MARKTKQEAQETRQHILDVALRLFSQQGVSSTSLGEIAKAAGVTRGAIYWHFKDKSDLFSEIWELSESNIGELELEYQAKFPGDPLSVLREILIHVLESTVTEERRRLLMEIIFHKCEFVGEMAVVQQAQRNLCLESYDRIEQTLKHCIEAKMLPADLMTRRAAIIMRGYISGLMENWLFAPQSFDLKKEARDYVAILLEMYLLCPTLRNPATNE from the coding sequence ATGGCACGAAAAACCAAACAAGAAGCGCAGGAAACGCGCCAACACATCCTCGATGTGGCTCTACGTCTTTTCTCACAGCAGGGGGTATCATCCACCTCGCTGGGCGAGATTGCAAAAGCAGCTGGCGTTACGCGCGGTGCAATCTACTGGCATTTTAAAGACAAGTCGGATTTGTTCAGTGAGATCTGGGAACTGTCAGAATCCAATATTGGTGAACTAGAGCTTGAGTATCAGGCAAAATTCCCTGGCGATCCACTCTCAGTATTAAGAGAGATATTAATTCATGTTCTTGAATCCACGGTGACAGAAGAACGGCGTCGATTATTGATGGAGATTATATTCCACAAATGCGAATTTGTCGGAGAAATGGCTGTTGTGCAACAGGCACAACGTAATCTCTGTCTGGAAAGTTATGACCGTATAGAACAAACGTTAAAACATTGTATTGAAGCGAAAATGTTGCCTGCGGATTTAATGACGCGTCGCGCAGCAATTATTATGCGCGGCTATATTTCCGGCCTGATGGAAAACTGGCTCTTTGCCCCGCAATCTTTTGATCTTAAAAAAGAAGCCCGCGATTACGTCGCCATCTTACTGGAGATGTATCTCCTGTGCCCCACGCTTCGTAATCCTGCCACTAACGAATAA
- the acrA gene encoding multidrug efflux RND transporter periplasmic adaptor subunit AcrA, which produces MNKNRGFTPLAVVLMLSGSLALTGCDDKQAQQGGQQMPAVGVVTVKTEPLQITTELPGRTSAYRIAEVRPQVSGIILKRNFKEGSDIEAGVSLYQIDPATYQATYDSAKGDLAKAQAAANIAQLTVNRYQKLLGTQYISKQEYDQALADAQQANAAVTAAKAAVETARINLAYTKVTSPISGRIGKSNVTEGALVQNGQATALATVQQLDPIYVDVTQSSNDFLRLKQELANGTLKQENGKAKVSLITSDGIKFPQDGTLEFSDVTVDQTTGSITLRAIFPNPDHTLLPGMFVRARLEEGLNPNAILVPQQGVTRTPRGDATVLVVGADDKVETRPIVASQAIGDKWLVTEGLKAGDRVVISGLQKVRPGVQVKAQEVTADNNQQAASGTQPEQSKS; this is translated from the coding sequence ATGAACAAAAACAGAGGGTTTACGCCTCTGGCGGTCGTTCTGATGCTCTCAGGCAGCTTAGCCCTAACAGGATGTGACGACAAACAGGCCCAACAAGGTGGCCAGCAGATGCCCGCCGTTGGCGTAGTTACAGTCAAAACTGAACCTCTGCAGATCACAACCGAGCTTCCGGGTCGCACCAGTGCCTACCGGATCGCAGAAGTTCGTCCTCAAGTTAGCGGGATTATCCTGAAGCGTAATTTCAAAGAAGGTAGCGACATCGAAGCAGGTGTCTCTCTCTATCAGATTGATCCTGCGACCTATCAGGCGACATACGACAGTGCGAAAGGCGATTTAGCGAAAGCCCAGGCTGCAGCCAATATCGCGCAATTGACGGTGAATCGTTATCAGAAACTGCTGGGTACGCAGTACATCAGTAAGCAAGAGTACGATCAGGCTCTGGCTGATGCGCAACAGGCGAATGCCGCGGTAACTGCGGCGAAAGCTGCCGTTGAAACTGCGCGTATCAATCTGGCTTACACCAAAGTCACCTCTCCAATTAGCGGCCGCATTGGTAAGTCAAACGTGACGGAAGGTGCCCTGGTACAGAACGGTCAGGCGACGGCGCTGGCAACCGTGCAGCAACTTGATCCGATCTACGTTGATGTGACTCAGTCCAGCAACGACTTCCTGCGCCTGAAACAAGAACTGGCAAATGGCACGCTGAAACAAGAGAACGGCAAAGCCAAAGTGTCGCTGATCACCAGTGACGGCATTAAGTTCCCACAGGACGGTACGCTGGAGTTCTCTGACGTTACTGTCGATCAGACCACCGGGTCTATCACCCTACGCGCTATCTTCCCGAACCCGGATCACACTCTGCTGCCGGGTATGTTCGTGCGCGCACGTCTGGAAGAAGGGCTTAATCCAAACGCCATTTTAGTCCCGCAACAGGGTGTAACCCGTACGCCGCGTGGCGATGCTACCGTACTGGTGGTAGGCGCGGATGACAAAGTGGAAACCCGTCCGATCGTTGCAAGCCAGGCTATTGGCGATAAGTGGCTGGTGACAGAAGGTCTGAAAGCAGGCGATCGCGTAGTAATAAGTGGGCTGCAGAAAGTGCGTCCTGGTGTCCAGGTAAAAGCACAAGAAGTTACCGCTGATAATAACCAGCAAGCCGCAAGCGGTACTCAGCCTGAACAGTCCAAGTCTTAA
- the acrB gene encoding efflux RND transporter permease AcrB, translating to MPNFFIDRPIFAWVIAIIIMLAGGLAILKLPVAQYPTIAPPAVTISASYPGADAKTVQDTVTQVIEQNMNGIDNLMYMSSNSDSTGTVQITLTFESGTDADIAQVQVQNKLQLAMPLLPQEVQQQGVSVEKSSSSFLMVVGVINTDGTMTQEDISDYVAANMKDAISRTSGVGDVQLFGSQYAMRIWMNPNELNKYQLTPVDVITAIKAQNAQVAAGQLGGTPPVKGQQLNASIIAQTRLTSTEEFGKILLKVNQDGSRVLLRDVAKIELGGENYDIIAEFNGQPASGLGIKLATGANALDTAAAIRAELAKMEPFFPSGLKIVYPYDTTPFVKISIHEVVKTLVEAIILVFLVMYLFLQNFRATLIPTIAVPVVLLGTFAVLAAFGFSINTLTMFGMVLAIGLLVDDAIVVVENVERVMAEEGLPPKEATRKSMGQIQGALVGIAMVLSAVFVPMAFFGGSTGAIYRQFSITIVSAMALSVLVALILTPALCATMLKPIAKGDHGEGKKGFFGWFNRMFEKSTHHYTDSVGGILRSTGRYLVLYLIIVVGMAYLFVRLPSSFLPDEDQGVFMTMVQLPAGATQERTQKVLNEVTNYYLTKEKNNVESVFAVNGFGFAGRGQNTGIAFVSLKDWADRPGEENKVEAITMRATRAFSQIKDAMVFAFNLPAIVELGTATGFDFELIDQAGLGHEKLTQARNQLLAEAAKHPDMLTSVRPNGLEDTPQFKIDIDQEKAQALGVSINDINTTLGAAWGGSYVNDFIDRGRVKKVYVMSEAKYRMLPDDIGDWYVRAADGQMVPFSAFSSSRWEYGSPRLERYNGLPSMEILGQAAPGKSTGEAMELMEQLASKLPTGVGYDWTGMSYQERLSGNQAPSLYAISLIVVFLCLAALYESWSIPFSVMLVVPLGVIGALLAATFRGLTNDVYFQVGLLTTIGLSAKNAILIVEFAKDLMDKEGKGLIEATLDAVRMRLRPILMTSLAFILGVMPLVISTGAGSGAQNAVGTGVMGGMVTATVLAIFFVPVFFVVVRRRFSRKNEDIEHSHTVDHH from the coding sequence ATGCCTAATTTCTTTATCGATCGCCCGATTTTTGCGTGGGTGATCGCCATCATCATCATGTTGGCAGGGGGGCTGGCGATCCTCAAACTGCCGGTGGCGCAATATCCTACGATTGCTCCGCCGGCAGTAACGATCTCCGCCTCCTACCCCGGCGCTGATGCGAAAACAGTGCAGGACACGGTGACACAGGTTATCGAACAGAATATGAATGGTATCGATAACCTGATGTACATGTCCTCTAACAGTGACTCCACGGGTACCGTGCAGATCACCCTGACCTTTGAGTCTGGTACTGATGCGGATATCGCGCAGGTTCAGGTGCAGAACAAACTGCAGCTGGCAATGCCGTTGCTGCCGCAAGAAGTACAGCAGCAAGGGGTGAGCGTTGAGAAATCGTCCAGTAGCTTCCTGATGGTTGTCGGCGTTATCAACACCGATGGCACCATGACGCAGGAGGATATCTCCGACTACGTGGCGGCGAATATGAAAGACGCCATCAGCCGTACGTCGGGCGTGGGTGACGTTCAGCTGTTCGGTTCTCAGTACGCGATGCGTATCTGGATGAACCCGAATGAACTGAACAAATACCAGCTAACGCCGGTTGATGTCATTACCGCCATCAAAGCGCAGAACGCCCAGGTTGCGGCGGGTCAGCTCGGTGGTACGCCGCCGGTGAAAGGCCAACAGCTTAACGCCTCTATTATTGCTCAGACGCGTCTGACCTCTACTGAAGAGTTCGGCAAAATCCTGCTGAAAGTGAATCAGGATGGTTCCCGCGTGCTGCTGCGTGATGTGGCGAAAATTGAGCTGGGTGGTGAGAACTACGACATCATCGCAGAGTTTAACGGCCAACCGGCTTCCGGTCTGGGGATCAAGCTGGCAACCGGCGCGAACGCGCTGGATACCGCTGCGGCAATCCGTGCTGAACTGGCGAAGATGGAACCGTTCTTCCCGTCAGGTCTGAAAATTGTTTACCCGTACGACACCACGCCGTTCGTGAAAATCTCTATTCACGAAGTGGTTAAAACGCTGGTCGAAGCGATCATCCTCGTTTTCCTGGTTATGTATCTGTTCTTGCAGAACTTCCGCGCGACGTTGATTCCGACCATTGCCGTACCGGTGGTATTGCTGGGGACCTTTGCCGTCCTTGCCGCCTTTGGCTTCTCGATAAACACGCTAACAATGTTCGGGATGGTGCTCGCCATCGGCCTGTTGGTGGATGACGCCATCGTTGTGGTAGAAAACGTTGAGCGTGTGATGGCGGAAGAAGGTTTGCCGCCAAAAGAAGCCACCCGTAAGTCGATGGGGCAGATTCAGGGCGCTCTGGTCGGTATCGCGATGGTACTGTCGGCGGTATTCGTACCGATGGCCTTCTTTGGCGGTTCTACTGGTGCTATCTATCGTCAGTTCTCTATTACCATTGTTTCAGCAATGGCGCTGTCGGTACTGGTGGCGTTGATTCTGACTCCGGCTCTTTGTGCCACCATGCTGAAACCGATTGCCAAAGGCGATCACGGAGAAGGTAAAAAAGGCTTCTTCGGCTGGTTTAACCGCATGTTCGAGAAGAGCACGCACCACTACACCGACAGCGTAGGCGGTATTCTGCGCAGTACGGGGCGTTACCTGGTGCTGTATCTAATCATCGTGGTCGGCATGGCCTATCTGTTTGTGCGTCTGCCAAGCTCCTTCTTGCCAGATGAGGACCAGGGCGTATTTATGACCATGGTTCAGCTGCCAGCAGGTGCAACGCAGGAACGTACGCAGAAAGTGCTCAATGAGGTAACGAATTACTATCTGACCAAAGAAAAGAACAACGTTGAGTCGGTGTTCGCCGTTAACGGCTTCGGCTTTGCGGGACGTGGTCAGAATACCGGTATTGCGTTCGTTTCCTTGAAGGACTGGGCCGATCGTCCGGGCGAAGAAAACAAAGTTGAAGCGATTACCATGCGTGCAACACGCGCTTTCTCGCAAATCAAAGATGCGATGGTTTTCGCCTTTAACCTGCCCGCAATCGTGGAACTGGGTACTGCAACCGGCTTTGACTTTGAGCTGATTGACCAGGCTGGCCTTGGTCACGAAAAACTGACTCAGGCGCGTAACCAGCTGCTTGCAGAAGCAGCGAAGCACCCTGATATGTTGACCAGCGTACGTCCAAACGGTCTGGAAGATACCCCGCAGTTTAAGATTGATATCGACCAGGAAAAAGCGCAGGCGCTGGGTGTTTCTATCAACGACATTAACACCACTCTGGGCGCTGCATGGGGCGGTAGCTATGTGAACGACTTTATCGACCGCGGTCGTGTGAAGAAAGTTTACGTCATGTCAGAAGCGAAATACCGTATGCTGCCGGATGATATCGGCGACTGGTATGTTCGTGCTGCTGATGGTCAGATGGTGCCGTTCTCGGCGTTCTCCTCTTCTCGTTGGGAGTACGGTTCGCCGCGTCTGGAACGTTACAACGGCCTGCCGTCTATGGAAATCTTAGGCCAGGCGGCACCGGGTAAAAGTACCGGTGAAGCAATGGAGCTGATGGAACAACTGGCGAGTAAACTGCCTACCGGTGTTGGCTATGACTGGACGGGGATGTCCTATCAGGAACGTCTCTCCGGCAACCAGGCACCTTCACTGTACGCGATTTCGTTGATTGTCGTGTTCCTGTGTCTGGCGGCGCTGTACGAGAGCTGGTCGATTCCGTTCTCCGTTATGCTGGTCGTTCCGCTGGGGGTTATCGGTGCCTTGCTGGCAGCCACCTTCCGTGGCCTGACCAATGACGTGTACTTCCAGGTAGGCCTGCTCACAACCATTGGGTTGTCGGCGAAGAACGCGATACTTATCGTCGAATTCGCCAAAGACTTGATGGATAAAGAAGGTAAAGGTCTGATTGAAGCGACGCTTGATGCGGTGCGGATGCGTTTACGTCCGATCCTGATGACCTCGCTGGCGTTTATCCTCGGCGTTATGCCGCTGGTTATCAGTACTGGTGCTGGTTCCGGCGCGCAGAACGCAGTAGGTACCGGTGTAATGGGCGGGATGGTGACCGCAACGGTACTGGCAATCTTCTTTGTTCCGGTATTCTTTGTGGTGGTTCGCCGCCGCTTTAGCCGCAAGAATGAAGATATCGAGCACAGCCATACTGTCGATCATCATTGA
- the tomB gene encoding Hha toxicity modulator TomB, translating into MDEYSPKRHDIAQLKFLCETLYHDCLANLEESNHGWVNDPTSAINLQLNELIEHIATFALNYKIKYNEDNKLIEQIDEYLDDTFMLFSSYGINMQDLQKWRKSGNRLFRCFVNATKENPASLSC; encoded by the coding sequence ATGGATGAATACTCACCCAAAAGACATGATATCGCACAGCTTAAGTTTCTCTGTGAAACCCTGTATCATGATTGCCTTGCAAACCTTGAAGAAAGCAACCATGGCTGGGTTAACGACCCAACCTCGGCGATCAACCTCCAGTTGAATGAACTGATTGAGCATATTGCGACCTTCGCACTTAATTACAAAATTAAGTATAATGAAGACAATAAGCTCATTGAGCAGATCGACGAATATCTGGATGACACCTTTATGTTGTTCAGTAGTTATGGTATTAATATGCAGGATCTTCAAAAATGGCGGAAGTCAGGTAATCGACTATTCCGTTGTTTTGTCAATGCGACGAAAGAGAATCCTGCGAGTTTATCTTGTTAG
- the hha gene encoding HHA domain-containing protein, producing MSEKPLTKTDYLMRLRRCQTIDTLERVIEKNKYELSDNELAVFYSAADHRLAELTMNKLYDKIPSSVWKFIR from the coding sequence ATGTCCGAAAAACCTTTAACCAAAACCGATTATTTAATGCGTTTACGTCGTTGCCAGACAATTGACACGCTGGAGCGTGTTATCGAGAAAAATAAATACGAATTATCAGATAATGAACTGGCGGTATTTTACTCAGCCGCAGATCACCGCCTCGCCGAATTGACTATGAATAAACTGTACGACAAGATCCCTTCCTCAGTATGGAAATTTATTCGCTAA
- the maa gene encoding maltose O-acetyltransferase gives MSTEKEKMIAGELYRSADETLSRDRLRARQLIHRYNHSLAEEHTLRQQILAELFGQVTEAYIEPTFRCDYGYNIFLGNNFFANFDCVMLDVCPIRIGDNCMLAPGVHIYTATHPIDPVARNSGVELGKPVTISNNVWIGGRAVINPGVTIGDNVVVASGAVVTKDVPDNVVVGGNPARIIKKL, from the coding sequence ATGAGCACAGAAAAAGAAAAGATGATTGCTGGTGAGTTGTATCGCTCGGCAGATGAGACGTTATCTCGCGATCGCCTGCGCGCTCGTCAGCTTATTCACCGATACAATCACTCCCTGGCGGAAGAGCACACATTACGCCAGCAAATTCTCGCTGAATTATTCGGTCAGGTGACAGAGGCTTATATTGAGCCAACGTTTCGCTGTGACTATGGCTATAACATTTTTCTCGGCAATAATTTTTTCGCCAACTTCGATTGCGTGATGCTTGATGTTTGCCCTATTCGCATCGGTGATAACTGTATGTTAGCGCCAGGTGTTCATATCTACACGGCAACACATCCCATCGACCCTGTAGCACGTAATAGCGGTGTTGAACTGGGGAAACCCGTCACCATCAGTAATAACGTCTGGATTGGTGGACGCGCAGTCATTAACCCTGGTGTGACCATTGGTGATAACGTCGTGGTAGCCTCAGGTGCAGTTGTCACAAAAGATGTCCCGGACAATGTTGTCGTGGGCGGTAATCCAGCCAGAATCATTAAAAAATTGTAA
- the ylaC gene encoding YlaC family protein, with amino-acid sequence MTEIQRLLTETIESLNTREKRDNKPRFSISFIRKHPGLFIGMYVAFFATLAVMLQSETLSGSVWLLVVLFILLNGFFFFDVYPRYRYEDIDVLDFRVCYNGEWYNTRFVPAALVEAILNSPRVADVHKEQLQKMIVRKGELSFYDIFTLARAESTS; translated from the coding sequence ATGACCGAAATACAACGCCTGCTGACCGAAACGATTGAGTCTCTGAATACCCGCGAAAAACGCGACAACAAACCCCGCTTTAGTATCAGTTTTATCCGTAAACATCCGGGGCTGTTTATTGGTATGTACGTTGCTTTTTTTGCCACCCTGGCGGTGATGTTGCAGTCCGAAACGCTGTCAGGTTCTGTCTGGCTACTGGTTGTATTATTTATCCTGCTTAATGGTTTCTTCTTTTTCGATGTCTACCCACGCTACCGCTATGAAGATATCGACGTGCTGGATTTCCGCGTTTGCTATAACGGCGAATGGTACAACACGCGCTTTGTACCTGCCGCGCTGGTTGAAGCCATCTTGAACTCTCCGCGTGTCGCGGATGTTCATAAAGAACAACTGCAAAAAATGATCGTCCGTAAAGGTGAACTGTCTTTTTACGATATTTTTACCCTCGCTCGCGCCGAATCAACATCTTAA
- the pdeB gene encoding cyclic-guanylate-specific phosphodiesterase PdeB, with the protein MRTRHLVSLISGVLILSVLLPVGLSIWLAHQQVQTSFIEELNTYSSRVAIRANKVAIQGKDALQELERWQGAACSAAHLMKMRRVSYSYRYIQEVVYIDNNVPQCSSLEHESPPDTFPEPGKISKDGYRVWLTSHNDLGIIRYMVAIGTAHYVVMIDPASFIDVIPYSSWQIDAAIIGNAHNVVITSSDEIAQGIITRLQKTPGEHIENNGIIYDIQPFPEMNISIITWASTKMLQKGWHRQVFIWLPLGLVIGLLAAMFVLRILRRIQSPHHRLQDAIENRDICVHYQPIVSLANGKIVGAEALARWPQTDGSWLSPDSFIPLAQQTGLSEPLTLLIIKSVFEDMGDWLRQHPQQHISINLESTVLTSEKIPQLLREMINHYQVNPRQIALELTEREFADPKTSAPIISRYREAGHEIYLDDFGTGYSSLSYLQDLDVDILKIDKSFVDALEYKNVTPHIIEMAKTLKLKMVAEGIETSKQEEWLRQHGVHYGQGWLYSKALPKEDFLRWAEQHL; encoded by the coding sequence GTGAGAACACGACATCTGGTCAGCCTGATTTCGGGAGTACTGATTCTTTCAGTATTACTGCCTGTCGGCTTAAGCATCTGGCTGGCCCATCAGCAAGTACAAACATCGTTTATTGAAGAGCTGAATACTTATTCCTCCCGCGTCGCTATTCGGGCCAATAAGGTGGCGATACAAGGGAAAGATGCTCTGCAGGAGCTGGAAAGGTGGCAAGGTGCGGCCTGTAGCGCAGCCCATCTCATGAAAATGCGTCGGGTATCTTACAGTTATCGCTATATTCAGGAAGTGGTTTATATCGATAACAACGTTCCCCAGTGTTCGTCTCTGGAGCATGAAAGCCCGCCCGATACCTTCCCCGAGCCAGGTAAAATTTCGAAAGATGGTTATCGTGTCTGGTTAACATCGCATAACGATTTAGGCATTATCCGTTACATGGTCGCCATAGGAACGGCACATTATGTCGTCATGATCGACCCCGCTTCCTTTATTGATGTCATTCCCTATAGCTCATGGCAAATTGATGCCGCCATTATTGGCAATGCCCATAATGTTGTCATAACCAGCAGCGATGAAATTGCTCAGGGAATTATTACCAGGCTACAAAAAACACCCGGTGAGCATATCGAAAATAATGGAATTATTTACGATATCCAGCCCTTCCCGGAGATGAATATTTCGATCATCACCTGGGCTTCAACGAAAATGTTGCAGAAAGGCTGGCATCGGCAAGTCTTTATTTGGTTACCGCTCGGGTTGGTGATTGGCCTGCTGGCAGCGATGTTTGTGCTGCGTATTTTGCGCCGTATCCAGTCACCGCATCATCGGCTGCAGGATGCTATCGAAAATCGTGATATTTGCGTGCACTATCAGCCGATTGTCTCCTTAGCCAATGGCAAAATTGTCGGTGCTGAGGCACTGGCGCGCTGGCCGCAGACAGACGGTAGTTGGTTGTCACCAGATAGTTTTATTCCGCTGGCACAGCAAACGGGGCTTTCTGAGCCGTTGACGCTACTGATTATAAAAAGTGTCTTTGAAGATATGGGCGACTGGCTGCGTCAGCATCCGCAGCAGCATATTTCGATCAATCTTGAATCCACCGTACTCACCTCGGAAAAAATCCCGCAATTGCTGCGTGAAATGATCAATCACTATCAGGTTAATCCCAGACAGATCGCGCTTGAACTCACTGAACGCGAGTTTGCCGATCCGAAAACCAGCGCCCCGATAATTTCTCGCTACCGGGAGGCGGGCCATGAAATTTATCTCGATGATTTTGGTACGGGGTATTCAAGTTTAAGCTATTTACAGGATCTGGATGTCGACATTCTGAAGATCGATAAATCTTTCGTTGATGCGCTGGAATATAAAAATGTCACGCCACATATCATCGAAATGGCAAAAACACTGAAACTGAAAATGGTAGCGGAGGGAATCGAAACCAGTAAACAAGAAGAGTGGCTACGCCAGCATGGCGTGCACTACGGCCAGGGCTGGCTCTACAGCAAGGCATTACCGAAAGAGGATTTCTTACGCTGGGCCGAGCAACATTTGTGA
- the ybaA gene encoding DUF1428 domain-containing protein, which produces MKYVDGFVVAVPADKKDAYREMAAKAAPLFKEFGALRIVECWASDVPDGKVTDFRMAVKAEENEEVVFSWIEYPSKEVRDAANQKMMSDPRMKEFGESMPFDGKRMIYGGFESIIDE; this is translated from the coding sequence ATGAAGTATGTTGATGGTTTTGTGGTTGCCGTTCCTGCCGATAAAAAGGATGCCTATCGGGAAATGGCCGCTAAGGCCGCGCCATTGTTTAAAGAGTTTGGCGCGCTTCGTATTGTCGAATGCTGGGCCAGCGATGTACCGGATGGCAAAGTGACCGATTTTCGTATGGCGGTGAAAGCGGAAGAGAATGAAGAGGTTGTCTTTAGCTGGATTGAATACCCTTCAAAAGAGGTCCGCGACGCTGCTAATCAAAAGATGATGTCGGACCCACGGATGAAGGAGTTCGGCGAGTCCATGCCGTTTGATGGCAAGCGAATGATCTATGGCGGATTCGAGTCAATCATCGACGAATAG
- a CDS encoding MGMT family protein, with the protein MEKEDSFPQRVWQIVAAIPEGYVTTYGDVAKLAGSPRAARQVGGVLKRLPEGSTLPWHRVVNRHGTISLTGPDLQRQRQALLAEGVMVSGSGQIDLQRYRWNY; encoded by the coding sequence ATGGAAAAAGAAGATTCATTTCCCCAACGCGTCTGGCAAATCGTAGCCGCTATTCCCGAAGGCTATGTCACCACTTACGGTGATGTCGCGAAATTGGCGGGATCGCCCCGCGCCGCGCGCCAGGTAGGTGGTGTGTTAAAGCGTCTCCCGGAAGGCAGCACCTTGCCCTGGCACCGGGTGGTTAATCGCCACGGCACCATTTCGCTAACCGGACCAGATTTACAGCGTCAGCGACAAGCATTACTGGCAGAAGGCGTGATGGTATCGGGAAGCGGACAAATCGACTTACAGCGTTATCGCTGGAACTACTAA
- the ybaY gene encoding YbaY family lipoprotein: MKLVHMASGLAVAIALAACADKSADIQTPAPAANTSISATQQPAIQQPNVSGTVWIRQKVALPPDAVLTVTLSDASLADAPSKVLAQKAVRTEGKQSPFSFVLPFNPADVQPNARILLSAAITVNDKLVFITDTVQPVINQGGTKADLTLVPVQQTAVPVQASGGATTTVPSTSPTQVNPSSAVPAPTQY, from the coding sequence ATGAAACTCGTGCACATGGCCAGTGGTTTAGCGGTTGCGATTGCGTTGGCGGCTTGCGCAGATAAAAGCGCGGATATTCAGACGCCAGCACCGGCTGCAAATACGTCTATTTCAGCAACACAGCAACCTGCTATCCAGCAACCGAATGTTTCCGGTACCGTCTGGATCCGTCAGAAAGTCGCACTGCCGCCTGATGCCGTGCTGACCGTGACACTTTCTGACGCATCATTAGCCGATGCACCGTCAAAAGTACTGGCGCAGAAAGCGGTGCGTACTGAAGGTAAACAGTCACCATTCAGCTTTGTTCTGCCATTTAACCCGGCAGATGTTCAGCCGAACGCGCGTATTCTGTTGAGTGCGGCGATTACCGTGAATGACAAACTGGTATTTATTACCGATACCGTTCAGCCGGTGATCAACCAGGGCGGAACTAAAGCTGACCTGACATTGGTGCCGGTGCAGCAAACCGCCGTGCCGGTTCAGGCCAGCGGTGGCGCAACGACTACCGTACCTTCGACCTCACCAACCCAGGTGAATCCGTCTTCGGCAGTTCCGGCTCCTACGCAATATTAA
- the tesB gene encoding acyl-CoA thioesterase II: MSQALKNLLTLLNLEKIEEGLFRGQSEDLGLRQVFGGQVVGQALYAAKETVPEERLVHSFHSYFLRPGDSKKPIIYDVETLRDGNSFSARRVAAIQNGKPIFYMTASFQAPEAGFEHQKAMPPAPAPDGLPSETQIAQSLAHLLPPVLKDKFICDRPLEVRPVEFHNPLKGHVAEPHRQVWIRANGSVPDDLRVHQYLLGYASDLNFLPVALQPHGIGFLEPGIQIATIDHSMWFHRPFNLNEWLLYSVESTSASSARGFVRGEFYTQDGVLIASTVQEGVMRNHN, translated from the coding sequence ATGAGTCAGGCGCTAAAAAACTTACTGACATTGTTAAATCTGGAAAAAATTGAGGAAGGACTCTTTCGCGGCCAGAGTGAAGATTTAGGTTTACGCCAGGTGTTTGGCGGCCAGGTCGTGGGTCAGGCCTTGTATGCTGCAAAAGAGACTGTCCCTGAAGAGCGGCTGGTCCATTCGTTTCACAGCTACTTTCTTCGCCCAGGCGACAGTAAGAAGCCGATTATTTATGATGTCGAAACGTTGCGTGACGGTAACAGCTTCAGCGCCCGCCGGGTTGCTGCTATTCAAAACGGTAAACCGATTTTCTATATGACAGCCTCTTTCCAGGCTCCGGAAGCGGGTTTCGAACATCAAAAAGCTATGCCACCCGCACCCGCACCTGATGGCCTGCCTTCAGAAACGCAAATCGCCCAATCGCTGGCGCACCTGCTGCCGCCAGTGCTGAAAGATAAATTCATCTGCGATCGTCCGCTGGAAGTCCGTCCGGTGGAGTTTCATAACCCACTGAAAGGGCATGTCGCAGAACCACATCGTCAGGTGTGGATCCGCGCAAATGGTAGCGTACCGGATGATCTGCGTGTTCATCAGTATCTGCTCGGTTACGCTTCTGATCTTAACTTCCTGCCGGTAGCTTTACAGCCGCACGGCATCGGTTTTCTCGAACCAGGGATTCAGATAGCAACCATCGACCATTCCATGTGGTTCCATCGCCCGTTTAATTTGAATGAATGGCTGCTGTATAGCGTGGAGAGCACCTCGGCGTCCAGCGCACGCGGCTTTGTGCGCGGTGAGTTTTATACCCAGGACGGCGTGCTGATTGCCTCGACCGTTCAGGAAGGGGTAATGCGTAATCACAATTAA